Below is a genomic region from Salvelinus fontinalis isolate EN_2023a chromosome 2, ASM2944872v1, whole genome shotgun sequence.
tacagctaatgaaagacacagatcttatgaatccagtcaacatttccgatttttaaaatgttttacagggaagacacaatatgtaaagatgtacatctattacctaaaaacacattagcataatccaccatcttttatttgtccaccaacaccagtagccatcaccaattcggctaaactaagatatttatagcccctaaccaacaaaaaaactcattagatgacagtctgataacatatttatggtatgggataggttttgttagaaaaaagtgcatatttcaggtatatggcatagtttacaattgcacccaccatcacaaatggactagaataattacaatgagcaacgtgtttacctaactactaatcatcaaacatttcgtaaaaatacacagcatacacgaatcgaaagacacagatcctgtgaatacagacaatatttcagattttctaagtgtcttacagcgaaaacacaataaatcgttatattagcttagcacatagcaattagcagcccagcattgattctagccaaagtgagcgataaaagtcaacatcgccaaaagatattaattttttcactaaccttctcagaattcttccgatgacactcctgtaacatcacattacaacatgcatatacagtttgatcgaaaatgtttatatttagccaccaaaatcatggttagacaatgtgaaatgtagacaagctggtaaagaaaacgtccttgcgccacttagacagtgatctactcttatacataaatactcataaacgtgactaaaaaatatagggtggacagggattgatagacaatttaattcttaatacaattgcgttattacattttttaatttatccttacttttcaatacagtttgcgccaagcgaagctacgtcaaaaaacatggcgtcctaagccactaaaatgtttcgacagaaacacgatttatcataataaaaatgtcctaccttgagctgttcttccatcagtatcttgggcaaaggatcctttcttgggagaaatcgtcttttggtggaaagctgtcctcttgccatgtggaaatgtcaactacgttcgggatgaactgaaaagcgtgcccaacttttcacatcgttgcaaaaataaatgtcccaaaatcgcactaaacggatataaattgctataaaacgctttaaattaactactttgtgatgtttgtaactcctataacgagtgaaaagatgaccggagaaatataacaggctaaactaacgcttggaacaggagagggtcggtgtcttccacgcgcgttacgcagcaagaaaagacttgctagctaaaggtttttttcatttgtagggcctgtgaacgagcaatcgagcccgttggaatcgtcatcacgtaaaggcatccaggggaagacgtaagaagtgtccgtatagtcatagcaacgacagtgcccgtttaaatgacttcagaaaagtggcaaacgtttctcaaatctgactccatgtcagggaaattgctgtagaatgggctctgttccacttagagacaaaatttcaactcctatagaaactatagactgttttctatccaataataataataatatgcatattgtacgatcaaggattttgtgggaagccgtttaaaaaattagccacattagcataaatagtctaaacagcgcccccatccccaacaggttagactgttcacggttgaaggtccgtggctgcaacgaaaaatgcattgaacatctcgtaagaaaagctctacaatagtccggatcacctgaataaccctctggtgtcggtagtcgtggctctagctgagaatccagctctggcggggcgtgtggaactgctggtgtaggtggcgcagcgagacccttcagatgttgtaattgttgggtcagctgggatacctgcgtcgccatggcttgtactgcccgacctgtgctggagatgttctcctcttgttggtccattctcgtgatactgcgggaaatgaattcggtcagactcgttgaactcgctgcatccatgatatggtcagatcgttctgtcacaatacagaggcggatgcaagatgcaagcaacgatggtttaatgaaaatagtttacagtatccacaggacagacagaatatactcagacagaatccaacccagggcctagggcacatcctctgatgatagcgtgctgagaaatccaagggagtgagtccggctgggtaggaaggagcacagcagataatccccacaagggctgagagagaatgagcactgacacacgacacaacctcagggaagaaacaacgatctgacaacaagaaacacaggttacagaacatataaaggggaagataattaattccagctggcgcagacaatcaggccaagattgggaaccacgcccacacaaacacaggagagagagagagagagagcgagagagagagagagagagagaaaagagagagtgaagcagtggattcatgaaccgtgacacagAACTGCCGTATTAATGTGGGGAATCTGTAAGTATCCTGTCAAATCTCATGTTGGGGAAGCAAGGTAGGtttatggagtccaggtgagttatTTAAACATGTCAGCATCACATGTATTTCTTTAGTGTTATTAGTCTTTAGTGTTATTAGTCTTTAGTGTTATTAGTCTTTAGTGTTATTAGTCTTTAGTGTTATTGTTTTTCAGAGTGAATAAGGTTTGTAAAATATCATTGTGGTTGGGGGTAAGGCCTAAAGTATGGTACGTATAAGTGGCCTCATCTCATTGGGAACAATAGCAAGGTAAGTGTATGATGAAACTTGCATGTGTTTTGATTAAGTTGATCACATAGTCCTCAGTCACACAATTGTTAATAATGGGATTTTCTCTGAATGTCTTTTTGTAACAAACATTTTATCACAGgtgcagaatgcagtgtccagtgggctaactgacagagcctgctcagatgagcagtaacaacagaatgcagtgtccagtgggctaactgacatatcctgctcagatgagcagtaacaacagaatgcagtgtccagtgggctaactgacatagcctgctcagatgagcagtaacaacagaatgcagtgtccagtgggctaactggcatagcctgctcagatgagcagtaacaacagaatgcagtgtccagtgggctaactggcatagcctgctcagatgagcagtaacaacagaatgcagtgtccagtgggaaaactggcatagcctgctcagatgagcagtaacaacagaatgcagtgtccagtgggctaactgACATAGCCTGCtctgatgagcagtaacaacagaatgcagtgtccagtgggctaactgacatagcctgctcagatgagcagtaacaacagaatgcagtgtccagtgggctaactgacatagcctgctcagatgagcagtaacaacagaatgcagtgtctagtgggctaactggcatagcctgctcagatgagcagtaacaacagaatgcagtgtccagtgggctaacaggcatagcctgctcagatgagcagtaacaacagaatgcagtgtccagtgggctaactgACATAGCCTggtcagatgagcagtaacaatggaatgcagtgtccagcgggctaacaggcatagcctgctcagatgagcagtaacaacagaatgcagtgtccagtgggctaactgACATAGCCTggtcagatgagcagtaacaatggaatgcagtgtccagcgggctaacaggcatagcctgctcagatgagcagtaacaacagaatgcagtgtccagtgggctaactggcatagcctgctcagatgagcagtaacaacagaatgcagtgtccagtgggctaactggcatagcctgctcagatgagcagtaacaacagaatgcagtgtccagtggactaactggcatagcctgctcagatgagcagtaacaacagaatgcagtgtccagtgggctaactggcatagcctgctcagatgagcagtaacaacagaatgcagggACTTGGAGGAACCTTGAGCCACAGTGGTTAAACAGCATTGACTTCACATACCATAAGGCCAGTGACCAATATGCAGAAAAACATCCAGAATGTCCACCCATGCCTCCCACACCTGCATTCCACTCACAGGAGGAATTGAATAGGAGCCTGAGACACCTGAATCTGCCCGTGGGGAGTCTGCTCTATCAGTGGTAATGCTGAACCGAGAGTATTATCACAGCCAGTAGCATCCCAGGTAGAATTGGACTGAAAGGAATATTTATTTATGGCTGTACCATTTTAATGGATTTGAATTCTTCTGTTCAATGCTTTCTAACTCCATATAATACCTTAATATAGATTCTCTACTCTTTCTCAGCCACACGGAGAGCATGTCAATTACAACTGGCAGAAGTGCCTGTCCTTCTACAATGAATTGGTGAAACTTGACCCAACCCTGTCGACTGCTCAGGAACAGATCACAAAGGAGCACAGTGCCTCACACTTGTGGCATGATTCAAGGAAGCTTTGAGTTACTGCAAGCTCAGCCAAGAAGGTCCCTGTCAGGGAATCCACCAACCCTGGTAAGGTTCTCCAGTAGCATCTGTATCCCAGGTTACGAGGGAAAGCAGCCACACGCTACGGGAAGATAATGAGCTGATGGCATCCCAGCCCAGTGGTGTAAAGATGGAGTGAAGTTGCAGAGGGGATGGAGGACGGAGGGAGGTGGAGTGGAAAGAGGGATCCTTGGAGACGAGAAGCAGGGACAGAAAGGAAAAGATGAGTCGTTCCACGAAGtttcctttgatattttaaggtgaaattgtgcaccaatattgaattttaaaagcctgttatattaaatgatgTGCCCTTTAATATGACCACATAGAAAATTCAGTAAATCAGATTTTTTATCTGAATAAAGACCTGCTAAACTGCCAAAATGCAGCACTTTGACATGTCCCTCTGAGACTTAATCCACAAATATCTCTAAGTTTCAACATTGTAAAGccatagttattttgttgctttgacaaacaactgactaggtatccccctttcccttaattatttatgtgattagtgattcatttacgtcTGTCCCCCATTTTAAGGTCAACTCTGTGACCTGCTCCCGTTCCCCCTCCCTGGCACTCGAAGGCACTAGGCTCCCCAGAATTATGCAATCCTGCCACCTTCATTTACGCCCAGCCGGCTTGCCCAGCGCCCGTGACTCGGTCGGCCCGTCAGGATTGCCCAGGTGGGACAccgggtggcgcccctagagggggagggggggggggggggggggggggggggggtactgtcacacctgcCCCGCTCCCCTCCCTGGTGCTAGAAGGTGCCAGGCTCTCCAGCATTAGGCACTCCTGCCACctttattacgcacacctgcctttccACCGTCACGTgcatcagcgattattggactcacctggactcaatcacctctgtcattacctcccCTGTATCTGTCTGGTTCCCCGCTCTATTCCCTGCTGCAGCATTAATTGTCATATGTCCTTGTTTACCcatgtgctgacgctgttcctgtcctgttacctgtctgttccttATTAAATGTCAACTCCCCATACCTGCTTCTCTTctccagcgtcggtccttacagtgagctgaactctcgttttaaaggtagactcagcgatatgatgTAGATACAGAAAGTAAACAGCTTAGTGGGTCAATTCTCACAACAACTAAGTGCATTGAAGCGCAAATCTTAACCTCTCCGCTCTTTTGATGTCCGGGCTACCACGCTGTACACAGTGTGAAATGTACCcgtgcacatgcgcagatactgtgtgtgagggTGAAGTGTTGCATGTCTCCCATCTCAATATCTCCGGTGCGACTCGTGGCAACATCATTTTACTGAGTCTACCTTTTAATTCATATTTAATTAAACTACTCCTTTTTAAATcgttttcaaaagaaacattaaACATCTAATAGTTAAATCATATTGCAAAAGCAGGTGCGCTGGTTCTACTTTTCTTGGAAATGttgtggtgttttgtggtggaaagcTGAGCGGATTTAGAATAATGTAGATAGGATATAAATGTTTTTACAATAAATACAACATTTTGAAGTTTGCATTCAATTCCTACTCCCttttgcacacaacaagcttccactCCCcgctgtcacaaggggattcatTACATGTTACCATGTGTTTGTGGATCAACAGaacccctgtcacaaggggattcatTACATGTTACCATGTGTTTGTGGATCAACAGaacccctgtcacaaggggattcatTACATGTTACCATGTGTTTGTGGATCAACAGaacccctgtcacaaggggattcatTACATGTTACCATGTGTTTGTGGATCAACAGaacccctgtcacaaggggattcatTACATGTTACCATGTGTTTGTGGATCAACAGaacccctgtcacaaggggattcatTACATGTTACCATGTGTTTGTGGATCAACAGAACtgctgtcacaaggggattcatggctTATTTAAGAAGaaatcatcaaccctgttactttatttgacaCTTATTAGGCTTTTGTTATAGTCAAttctttatttaacctcttgagatgggaaaacaccTTGTTTATGAAGGCGAATATGTGCTATTTATGACAAAATCTAAAAAATGTTTTACCAAGTTACACTTTTCAATaggcaccgaattggtggaacgacccagatGCTGGGCGGAGAGAGAAGCATTCAAGTATTTCAGACTAGAACACCGGCCTCTAATTTACCTTAGGATGCAGGAATGACAGGCCAATGTTTAGAGAGTTTGAAGCTGCCATTATTACATGGTTTAAACTGTTCAGACTAGAACACCGGCCTCTATTTTCGGCGTCATGCTACGGTGTTTCACATTCTGCATCAGTGATCAGAATAGAGGCTGCAGTTCTGTCATACGTCCACCAGAGGAGGACAAAGTACCACCAATAATGACTCAGGATATACATACATTAAAGCAGGCACAGTTTGGCGCCAGTCAGACCACTGGTTTCAGTCCCACCTAGTCTCGCCGGGCCATCCTTCCGTACTAACCCAGAAAAAACTGATGGTTTCATGTCTAGTATCTCTAGTTATCAGAGTCATTCACCAGGGACGTGTTCTAGATCTGACACTGAGTTACAGGCAGTGATGTGTTGCTTCCTTACTCCCCCAGTACACACCGGcttccccacctcctcctcctcccctcctcttccccttaTTTAATGAAGAGGTTATTttgtctcctctcagaactgtgtggggagaggagggggggggggggggggtaagataCCTAATCATTATGTTGTCCCTATGTAGAACTAGTATAGGATATTAAACTCCAGTTATGGTTTGATGGAGGTAGAATATGAGTCAGTGATAAAGACAGGGCTTCATGTGGAGCAACGAGAGTAGCTGGTGATTGGTTAACTGCAAAGTCCCCGCCCTCTGTTCCTCCCTGGCTTGGTGATTGGTTAACTGTAGAGACCCCTCCCTCtagtcctccctgtctgtctccttataGGTGGGTtctgcagcctctcctctcctcacactccAACCCTGCTCATCTCTCAGCTGGACAGTAAGGGCCGTTCACACCACACACTGACAACATGCTGGGGACACTCTGCACTCTCATCACTGCTCTAACATGTAAGGAGTCTGACTTCCTGGAGGTTTTACTTCCTGTTTTATTAATAATGAGTCTGTATGTTTCTCTTTACTACATGTCATCTTCTTATTTCCCAGGTGTCAGTGGTGTGACTGTGGTGACACAGAAGCCTCCTGTTGTGACAGTGAGGAAAGGAGACACGGCCAccatggactgtaacctggggactgttcaAGATAGTGGTGCTAAATGGTATAAACAGGTTCCAGGAGGAGTTCCTCAGTATGTGATAAGGTTCTACCATGGTAATAGTGCTCCTACCTATGGCtctggtttctcctctcctaAATTCACATCTAATCATCAGTCTAAATCAGATTATCGTTTGATTATTAATTCTGTGGAGGAGACAGACTCagcagtgtattactgtcagaCATATGATGCCTCTGTTAAAGAGTACGTATCACAGTGATATACACCATGACAAAAACCTCCTCACCAAACACACTCACTTCTGCTTTCAGATGTTCTGAATATAGACACTAACTGAATGTCAAGTCATCCTGAACCAGTGTGTCTGCAGTAGGAGAACATTCCATGCTTGTGTTTTACACAAAACCCTTCACACATTTACTAGAATGTTGTCATTAACAATTACACCTAGTTGTCCCAAAGCATGAATGATAAAGTGATATTCCAGAAGGTTCAGTCCTAACAGAAGACTCCATGTATCAGACAACCTCCATGATAGTCAGTCCCCTGGTTTACAGTAGAGACATATTACATCAACAGTCATTTAGTGATGTACTGTTAGTTCAGAACCCCACTATCAGTTCCAGATATTATTCTCATTATGTTATTATCTATACTATGACATGCTAATTTCAGTAAACTAACCAACACAACTCACATGAAACTAAATACTGCTCTTTTTAGTGTAACCAAAATGATCCCATATAGTTTGTTATACCAatctaatatatatatttttgatagTTGAATAGTTACAGtatgttacgaatccctttggcccggcagtctaggggggatggtaacgagacccgtaacataactcatgcaaattatGAAAAAGTAAGTGAGAACGAAATAACTAAATTAACATCAAACACTCATGGTTTATTTTTAACACGCGGTAAAGGAGGGCAGGAAAAGGAGCTGAGTTGGACCGAAGGAAAGAAACAAATATCccaaaacacccctaagctagtctAGCCTACTTCaatacagctaactaactaactaaccaaaaatacagcgggtggtccacccagttctaactagtgttcttaGACAAAGTATACCTACAGGGtgtgtatgcccatgggcgacttgtcttggtacccccttttcccaccatcaaacaaacagtcaaacaccataacaaaacaatactcacagAGTAACAGACTAAGTGACATGTAGTTGCAAACCACAAGCGATCTAGAGAGAGATTGCATGACATAGAGATCGAGCTCCAGAGAAAACAACTGACGGGGTTTTTAAACCTAGGGAAAGGGAATGTGATTGGGTAagagaaaaggagcaggtgtcttctgattagcgactgattggtgactgattggggaatgatgattgccacctgtgaggggagaaggagagaaaagaaatacacacacaggatacacacacacaggatacctgtatccATAACACAATCATTTAAATTGATCAGAAGTCCATCATTACAGAAGCTGATAGGCTTAGATATAGAggcccctccctctgttcctccctgtctgtctccttataGGTGGGTcctgcagcctctcctctcctcacactccAACCCTGCTCATCTCTCAGCTGGACAGTAAGGGCCGTTCACACCACACACTGACAACATGCTGGGGACACTCTGCACTCTCATCACTGCTCTAACATGTATGGAGTCTGACTTCCTGGAGGTTTTACTTCCTGTTTTATTAATAATGAGTCTGTATGTTTCTTTTTACTACATGTCTTCTTATTTCCCAGGTGTCAGTGGTGTGACTGTGGTGACATAGAAGCCTCCTGTTGTGAcagtgaggaaaggagagaaggccactctggactgtaacctggggactgttgataatagagacggccactatggactgtaacctggggactgttgataatagagacgaccactctggactgtaacctggggactgttgataatagagaaggcctctctggactgtaacctggggactgttgataatagagacggccactatggactgtaacctgggaactgttgataatagagacgacctctctggactgtaacctggggactgttgataatagagacggacactatggactgtaacctggggactgttgataatagagacggccactctggactgtaacctggggactgttgataatagagacggccactatggactgtaacctggggactgttgataatagagacgaccactctggactgtaacctgggaactgttgataatagagacggccactctggactgtaacctggggactgttgataatagagacgaccactctggactgtaacctggggactgttgataatagagacggacactatggactgtaacctggggactgttgataatagtgCCCGTTGGTATAAACAGGTTCCAGGAGGAGTCCCTCAGTATGTGATAAGGTTCTACCATGGTGATAGTGCTCCTACCTATGGTTCTGATTTCTCCTCTCCTAAATTCTCATCTAATCAGTCTAAATCAGATTATCATTTTGTTTTTCATCATGTGGAGGAGGCAGACTCAGCAGTGTATTATTGTAAGACCTGAGACAGCTCTGTTAAGGAATACGTATCACAGTGATATACACCATGACAAAAACCTCCTCACCAAATACACTCACTTCTGCTCTATGTGTGGCAGTGGGGTGAACTCTAAGAAACATCAGTTGATGAGTGATTATTATAACAATATATACATGACACAATGGGAGATCTGGAAATGGAAGAACCATCCATCCCTACATGTCAACAAGATTATAAGAAGACATTGTCTGAAAGGAAATGAATGTTGTCTTTCTTGTTgtgatcatcaccatcatcatcatcatcatcatcatcatcatcatcatcatcatcatcatcatcatcatcatatcatcatcctcaccaccatcatcatcctcaccaccatcatcatcatcataccatCCTCATCATCATTTAATCATCTTCCTCTacatcagcatcatcatcatcatatcatCATCATGTCATcatatcatcatcctcatcatcacatCATCTTCCTCTacatcagcatcatcatcatcctcatcatcatatcatcataatcatcatcataccatcatcatcatcaagtcAAGACTGCATCATATGGATAGTAATTTAACTGATGGATTTGTATATATTAAGgcagcagctaatcttcctggcAGCCGgataaattaaggcagttatacaattttaaaaacattacaaaacattCATAACATATTTccctgtaacggcagatttcttcctcttcgtctgaagaggaggtgtagcagggatcggaccaagatg
It encodes:
- the LOC129831572 gene encoding immunoglobulin lambda-1 light chain-like, encoding MLGTLCTLITALTCVSGVTVVTQKPPVVTVRKGDTATMDCNLGTVQDSGAKWYKQVPGGVPQYVIRFYHGNSAPTYGSGFSSPKFTSNHQSKSDYRLIINSVEETDSAVYYCQTYDASVKEYVFGQGTKLIVTGSTLPPPVLTIFPPSSDELKSSKVTLVCLASQMAMVYADVSWTAGGNPVTGGIATSGPVPQADKTFQLSSCLTVDTSEWNQDKVFSCKVTAGSKFAEKDIKKSVCSTE